The Myotis daubentonii chromosome 1, mMyoDau2.1, whole genome shotgun sequence genome includes the window TTATAGATAAGGGGATTAAAGAATGGAGTTGCCAAAGCATAGAACAAGGTCACAAATTTCTGCATACCAGAATAGTTCCCAGAACCTGGGCTAACGTACATCACCATGACTGAACCATAGAACAGAGACACCACAGCAAGGTGGGAGGCACACGTAGAGAAAGCCTTATGCCTTCCTGAGCCTGAGGGCACCTGTAGCACCACACTTAGGACACAGAAATAAGTGCCAAGAATGTACAGAAAAGTGAGAAAGATGATGAGAGAGCTAATGATACCGCAGGCCAGAGTAATTCCAGATACTGGAGCACAGGACAATGCCAGTATAGGTGCCAAGTCACAAAGAAAATGGTCAATGGTGTTTGGACCACAGAAGGGCGCCTGAGATATTAGAGTCAAAGGCATCAATAACCAGAGAAAGCCACCTGCCCAGCAGAAGATCACCAACTGAGCACATAGGCGATGGGTCATTATGGTGGGATAGTGCAAAGGTCTACAAATGGCAAGAAATCTATGAAAAGACATCACTGACAGAAATAAGCCTTCAGCAGCACACATggagaagaagaagtaaaactggaGCTGGCAGCCTGTGTAAGAGATGCTCTTGGTCTGAGAGATGATGTTGGCCAACATTTTGGGCACATCAGAGCTGACATAGCAGATCTCTAGGAAGGAGAAGTTGGCCAGGAGGATGAACATGGGTGTGTGGAGTTTCCTGCTTGACCATACCGCACAGATGATGGATGTGTTCCCCGGGAGGGTCAGAAGGTAAATGAAGGATAAGAACACGAAGAGGAGGATCTGGCTGTCTCTGCGACAGGGAAAGCCCAGGAGGATGAACTCACTCACGAACCCAGAGATATTAGTGGTCTCCAAAGTCCTCATTAGTCTGACCTGTGGAAGTGACAGGGACAGTAAAAGacacaaaaatatttacattagtTTTCTTCTTCCTGGTGAAGAGATATATCTTTATTTTCCTCAATTTGAGTTACAATATTACTATCTTCCCTTCAGAAGGTGAGTTGTGCTTTCTTCTTTGTCTCctgcatttatttaataaacactttTTGCACATATTACTGCCAGGCACTAGGAAATAGGGGGTAGGAGGAGCAATGAATAAAAAAGCAGAGACCCTACTCTTTGGAGCTTATGTCAAAGatcaacagtgcggtgatggccagaggggaggaggaaaggggccgGGTGAAGGTGGGTAAAGGGGGGTAATGGGAGACATATATAACAATAtaaacaataaagtttttaaaagatggtaTCTAAAAAGGGGGAGGTGACTTAGGGATTCTGTCCTGTTTGAGCTCTCTGGTAATGACACCGACCCCGTGCCCCATTCCCACACAGGCACAATAGTGAAGCTTATTGGGCAGTTTGCAATAGCACAGTGTCTTCTTCAGGGGGCATGATGAATAAAAGTGGACAGTTGCTTTGCTTGGCCTCACTTGAGGTCAGCACTTGAGATGTTTCAAAGCCCCCCCCTCACCCGAAAAAAATGTGGGACCCACATGACAGAGGGCTCACTGCCAGTCTGACTAGTTCAGACTTAATTTTCTAGTCAACGAAAAACTGCAGCTGGTCTAGTATAAGAGTAAAACGATCTAGATTTATGGAAGCTGCATTTGAAAGACAATTTGCCAGACAATTACAGGACAATGAAACTAACAGGAAACTATTAGAAAGATATTTCAATGGTCCAAGTAAAAACTGTTTATTGAATGCTGACCTAGGGTAATGTGTAAGCAAAATATACCAGGGATGGATTCAAAAAATGTATAGAAACCTAATCTCTTGGTCTTTAAAATCAGCAGAGGCAGTTAAGTGCTGCTCAAGGAGCAGAGGAGAAAGACACAAAATAAAGAGGCCTCACTTTCCATTTGCCACATTAATACTCTTGAGCTCCCTTCTGATTGTCCTCTCACCTGGGATGACTCACAGGAGAGAGCCACTCACTCCAGCACAATAGTCCCACTCAAAGCCTTTCTGTTTCCACAGGTCAACTCCTGTTGTTGCTTTGGGTATCTCTCAGATCCCACTGGATTCCCCACTGGGTTCCCCAGTCCCCAGGAGTATTATAATACTCAGAGCTATAATCTGAGTATTATAGCTCATTAAATAAATTAGCTTCTCCttacaatgtttttctctcctataAGTCACATACAATGGGTGTTGATTTGCTATGTTGTCATCTGTGTGAAAGAGAGCAGTAAACAAGAGAGTCATCTAAATTATTGCCAAAGTCTTAAAGAAAAATTTCCCATTTTCTTGTCAGCTAAGAATGCAATTCCTTTGCAGATGACCTGCAATAACAAAATGATGCTTTgacaaaaaaatatttccttaatcACATGTCTAATAAGGTTTATATAATTGGAATAGTGTTTGCAAAGGAAAATAATCATGAAAATTTATGCTCCTTTTTCATATCTACATaagtaaaagcctaagcaaccattacgactgGACAACCAAGCGACCGGAcaatagctatgatgtgcactgaccaccagggggcaggcactcaatgcagaagctgccccctggtagtcagtgcgctcccacagccaacctcccaaggccGGCCAACTTCCCACAGTCCGTTCCCCCAGCCGGCCAACCCAATCAGCCCtgttgggactgggcaagacagccccgatcaccagccaggccgagggaccccacccatgcacaaattcatgcaccgggcctccagtagaTATATAAAACAGAATGGACATTCAGATATAGGAAAGAAGTTACTGTTCCATCTTGCCCATACCCACTTATCCTAAGGCAGCCCATGAGTCTGAGATGTCAGCTACTTTGTAAAACACCTATGGGTTCCTTTCTTCACACGGATCCCTTTCAGATTTTACTCAGAGAATAGAATGTGCCACAAATCTGTCCATTCCCCATTACTTGTCCCTTCCAGACTCTGAAGCCTGTCTCTGGAGACCTTGACCCCAGGAGCATGAAGGCAATTAACATGCATCATACAGACTCGAGTATGTTTCATCCCTAGTGATTgtcattttggagattaaaactACATGAATGTGCACACACTCATATGTGCACACACTCATATGTAccctcacacacaaacacatgcacatacacacatattccAGACTAACACAGCATCGTTCCCTCCAGAGTTGCCTCTCCTAACCTTAATAAATTACTTCTAAGCtaacaaaagtttttttttttaattaaatctttattgttcagattattacatttgttcctttttttcccccccccataactcccctcctcccagttcccgccccaccctccgccctcactccccacccactgtcctcatccataggtgcacaatttttgtccagtctcttcccacatctcccacacccctttcccccccaagaatagtcagtccattccctttctatgtccctgattctattataatcaacagttcattctgttcatcagattatttattcacttgattcttagattcacttgttgatagatgtgtatttgttgttcataatttgtatctttacctttttcttcctcttcctcttcttaaaggatacctttcagcatttcatataatcctggtttggtggtgatgaactcctttagcttttccttatctgtgaagctctttatctgaccttcaattctgaatgatagctttgctggataaagtaatcttggttgtaggttcttggtattcatcactttgaatatttcttgccactcccttctggcctgcaaagtttctgttgagaaatcagctgacagtcgtatgggtattcccttgtaggtaactgagtttctttctcttgctgtttttaagattctctctttatcttttgctcttggcattttaattatgatgtgtcttggtgtggtcctctttggattccttttgtttggggttctccgcgcttcttggacctgtaagtccatttctttcaccaggtgggggaagttttctgtcattatttcttcaaataggttttcaatatcttgctctctctcatcttctggcacccctataattctgatgttggtacgcttgaagctgtcccagaggctccttacactatcctcgcatttttgga containing:
- the LOC132227159 gene encoding olfactory receptor 11G2-like, giving the protein MRTLETTNISGFVSEFILLGFPCRRDSQILLFVFLSFIYLLTLPGNTSIICAVWSSRKLHTPMFILLANFSFLEICYVSSDVPKMLANIISQTKSISYTGCQLQFYFFFSMCAAEGLFLSVMSFHRFLAICRPLHYPTIMTHRLCAQLVIFCWAGGFLWLLMPLTLISQAPFCGPNTIDHFLCDLAPILALSCAPVSGITLACGIISSLIIFLTFLYILGTYFCVLSVVLQVPSGSGRHKAFSTCASHLAVVSLFYGSVMVMYVSPGSGNYSGMQKFVTLFYALATPFFNPLIYNFQNKDMKDALKKILNVLL